A single window of Debaryomyces hansenii CBS767 chromosome F complete sequence DNA harbors:
- a CDS encoding DEHA2F27302p (some similarities with CA1196|IPF10394 Candida albicans IPF10394), translating to MQLNTQILINSKPEKVRDVILDFQKYSEWNPFFTSFKIYTSGAAPIPGTQLEIKMKLIGGNENTIYPIVLENSASALR from the coding sequence ATGCAGTTGAATACACAAATCTTAATCAATTCCAAACCAGAGAAAGTTAGAGACGTAATTTTAGATTTTCAGAAGTACTCAGAATGGAACCCATTTTTCACTAGCTTTAAAATCTATACTTCGGGTGCAGCACCGATACCAGGAACTCAGTTAGAAATTAAAATGAAACTAATTGGCGGCAATGAAAACACAATATATCCAATAGTGTTGGAGAACAGTGCAAGTGCTCTTAGATAG